DNA from Candidatus Poribacteria bacterium:
TCAGTGTTCAGCACCCAAGTATTGACAAATTTTTCGTTTAGCGATTCGATGATTCGGTCATTGGAGAGGACAACTGCCCTCAAGGTTTTTCCGCTCCCTCAGCACGCCTCGTCGGTGAGCGGTCCATTGATCGAAACCACATGAATCGGCCGTTGTAGCGACTTTGCTATCTCTAACGCTTTGTCCATTGCTACCCATTCGATTTGTTCCGACTTGTAGAAACGGTGTATCAGCCTACGTTCCGCCTCTTCCTGGGTGATGGCTTCGGTGAATTGCGTGTCTGACGTGATAGCCTCTGTACCCGCAAGAAGTCCTATTTGGGGACAGAAGCCGGCATCCGTACCGTAGGAGGAACTGTTCTTGTGTTGCCGGTTCACATCGAAGTTGAGTGTGCCTTCAGGGACGGACATCTCAAAGAAGGCGACCTTAGCCTCGGCACGGTTGATAACCAAACGCCCAGCAAACTGGGACGGGGTGAACCAACCGTCCTCTAAAGCAAATTCTGCATGAATGCGAAACACAATTTCGGCAAAGAGATCATTGTAAGCGCGAAGCGTTGCCCATAATCCTGATGAATCCACAGGACTGTGCATCTCCACGTATGGGTTGGGGTGAAGTTGCTTCAGCAATTCCAGAACGCCCTCCGGTTTAACTTGCCACAGTTCGCCAACGGAAACAGGTTGATGCGGCAGAAATGCGTGGAAAACAGACGCTGCATATCGCTTTTCTGGCTCGGCGACTTTCAAGTTCGCTAATGTGTCCCAATTCAGATGAAAGTTGTCTACTGTAAACTCAATCGGGGCAATGAAGCCTTTGACAGAGACTTCTGACATGCTATCAAGGTTAAGTGTGATTTTGTTAGGTATGGCGTTCTCATCAGCGTTGAGTTGTCCACTCATCATCACCAGAATGAGAAGTCCAATCGTTAAAGTTTTCATTTTTAATCTCCTTAGTCATAATTAACATTCTACACTAACAGCACTTATATAAAAAGTTGTTGCTTACATAGATTTTATAGTAAAGCCCAAAATTATCTGTGGGAGTTCATTACCCTTTATAATTAAAGACCCAGTTTTGCGCAAAAAGGTTGCATAATGTTAAAAAATGGGAAAATTTCAATTTTATTGGGGCGGGAGCTCGTTCCTAAAGAAAGATGGGAGGCGGCGCAGATACATCAACGGAATGGCGAGGTTATAAACCTCGCCAGCGGCGGTGAGGGTATTTTGGCAATGTAATACTAAGGAACGGATTTAGTCTAATCCCAGACTATAGTGACCTCTAAAAATAATGAAACACATTTTGGAAGGCGGACGAGGAAACCTCGCCCCTACGAACCGGCTTCTGTTAAAGATGAAGTGTCTATTTAATTGTTGGTTTTACTATAAATCCAGTATTTCTGCGTATTTTCGTCGTTTACTAACCGACTGTCAACATATTTCGGATTTTACTATAGCCTGCTTTCACTTCAGGCGAATTTCACCCGTAGAGGCGTGCAATTTCAGTAAGGGTCCACCACCGTTCAGTGTTCCCTTTAGCAGATTTTCTGTAATTTCATCTTGAGGTTGAAGAGAGAAATCGCTTGAGATTTTCCCTTGGGTTTGAGCGTCTATGTCAATGGCAATATGGGGGCCGAGCGTAACATCTATCGCTCCACCCATTGATGCGTGCAAAGTCCAGGGATGTTGTGGTTGCATTGTCATTTCCGCACGGATATTTCCCATACCGGTTGTCAAGTTAACGCTACTTTGACACCCTTTGAGAGTAATGTTCCCACTCAAACCGGTTTCTCCCCAGACTTCGTCTTGGATTTTTCCAAGATAAATATTACCGCCTAAAGCCTCTGCTCTAACTGACCCTATCAGGTCACCGACATGAATATCTCCGCTGGATGCAGTTTTGAGCGTGACATTATACTGACGTGGGACTGTTGCTTGAATTTCAACTTTAAACCACTTCAATCCGTCTTGCCAATATTCCCGCCCACGCTTGAATTTTCCCACGACTCGGATATTCGATTGGGTATCCAGCCCTTCGTATTCAATCGTAGTTTCAAAATCCTCAAACAATTCGTCCCGCCATCCGACAAGTTTCGGTCGCATTATTAGCAGTCTCGATCTCCATATTTTTTTAATGGCGATATCGACGTGATTGTGATCTGTGGTTTCTATATTGATTGTACCAAACTCTGTGTCAACTGTTAAATGTCCGGTAGGATAAACGTTGTGCCCTTCTGATCTCGAGCTTGATTGGCTGATTCCTGATGAGAGTAGACCAAGAATAATCAATGATAGGAACAGAAGCGGAAAGATCACAAAAGCGACGAACCGCTTGGACTTTGTCATCTGAGTCTCCTTTTGTTAGTATCCAATTCACCAATGGGTTATTTAATACTATGCCTATCTGGCATACTTGTCAAGAAGATAAGCGGTGCCACTCTTGCGACTGCATCAAGAAGCCTTCCTGTCCCTCTTATACCATTTCTGAAAGTAGATATTGCATGAACAACTTTTCTGAAAGGGGCACGGTGGCACAGACTAACAGTCTATGCTACATGCACATTGAAAGGTATTCAATTAGAAATGGTATTATGCGAGGATTCGGGACAAGAAGGCTCCTTCTACAAATATTAACCCAAGTTGTCGTTTGGGTTCTCAAACAGCAACCTCAGCAGAATAAAATTACTGGCTATTTCCCAAAATACCTAACAGGATAACACACCGTTAGCTGTTGTTATTCTGACGTTTGATTGATGATGGACCGGAAGTTACTTATTCGCTTCCCGAATCAGCCGATTTGACTTCATACTTCTTTAATTCCAAGTTTAATTCAGGGGGCTTGACTGTAGGCAGAGCTCCAACTTCAGGAGGCATAGTCGTAGAGATAGTTTTCAGAAAAATATCCTCGGCCTTTTGATGAAGCTTGACAATCCCGATATTGGGTGCTACCCACAGCGTTGTAACGGATTCGCCGGGCGGATCTGATCCCGTTTCCGGTGAAGGCACTGCTGCTACCTCTGTTTCTGTTCGGTATTCAATTTTCAAACAGTCTTCAAAAGTGCCAGCGGGTGTCTCAACGTTTTCTCTGCCCACCACGGTCCCTGTTTCGACAATAGTGAATTCGAGTGTGATTTCTGGAGGATCTTGGGGAGGAACAGGTGTCAGTGTGATTTTGGCTTTTATCTGCGTTGCCTTCCACTTTTCGTTGAAGGTGACAGGGATCGGCAGTGCATAAAACGGGTCTTGTGCCTCTATCTCAATATTATAGAGCATAATAAACGGTGCCCCCATTTTCTGCAATAATTTCAGAAAAGCCTCCATCTCTTTGGTAAGATGTGCTTTGACGGCTTTCTCTGCCTCATCACCGACCCAGAACGTGACCTTCTCCTCACCGATCCGATAGAAATTGGGATGGATGTGATAATCATAGTCTGCCCAATCCTCGAAGGCGGGTTCATAGTTGAAGGCATGATACGTCTTACCCTCAATTTCTTTTTTCTCTACAGCACGGCGTGTCAATTCATTGCCATCCTGATCTTCGTAAACCCAGTAACTCCCTTGCACGTGTGGAAAATAGGCATCTTTGCTTTCCGCCGCGAACAGCGTTGTACTGAAGCTAAAAATGAGCAGTAGACTTAAAACGAAACGAAATCTTTTTAACATGATAGGTTCCTCTTTATTAGTAAGGTGAGTTCTGTATTTGTAGCGCAAACTTTTAGTTTGCGCCTTATGGGACACAATCTAAAAGATTGTGCTACAAAAACGCCGCCGATTCTGAAAAGGACACGCGATGCGTTTCTGATGGTTGATGGTTATTCTTTGGCATTTATACTTCTGCGCGTATGAAGATAAGAAATGCCCCCGAGAAAAATACACCGAGCAGTAAAACGAGCAACAGCAGATCTAAAGTCGCGGTGTTGAACGTATCGCTGAAGGCGATCTTATCCTCAAATTTCGGAATCGCTTCACTTGAGAACGGTTTCTCGGACATGCCTTCAGGGATGCCGATGAGGTGGCGACTTTGCATGTCTGCTCTGTCGGTTTCGACGATGAATTGTCGGAATTGTTTTGTGTAATCGTGCACGCGTTCTAAGTATTGCAAGTGGCGGTTGAAGCCGGTACCTGCCATTGATTCAAGGGCGTATTGGACAATCGCCGCTGGTGAGAACCGGGTTACAACCCTTGCGCGTTGTACCTGTACGATTTGTGCGTCTAAATACTCGCGGTTAAGGCGTTCTCGGGTTTCTATGTCTCTGTTGACGAGTTCCGCCTTGAGTGCCAGTTCTTCATCACCTTCTGTTTCCCACGCCGCCATATACTTTTCCGCTTCGGCTCTGGCAGCTTCAGGGTCAGTTTCAAAAAGTTTCTGAAGTTCACTTAAGCTTGGAAGGTTAGGGGTCTTTTTTTCTTTGATTGCGTTCAATCGATCATTATAGTCAGCGTCAATCTGACCAAGGGCTGCGTCTCTTGAGGCATGAAATTGATCGATCGTTTGGACGGGTGGCATCCATTTTGTGGAAAGGGTGCCGAGGGTTGACGGCATAAAAATCACAGTGGCTACCCAAATCAATAGAAGCACAACGAGACTTATCCGAGGCTCTCGCGTGCCAGCAGAAACCATCAGTCCCAATCCGACAAAGATACCCGCGTAGCCGAAAGCAATCAGTAGAACCAATCCTAAACGTCCCCAATCGGCTGTACTTAGTTGTGTCCAATTGTCAGTCGAGATCACCGCCAGATTCAGCAATACTGCGAAAACAAACGGAATGAGGACAGTTATTAAAGTGCCTAAGAATTTACCGATCAACAGAACAGGGCGCGAAATCGGATTCGCGAGACACAATCGCAAGGTTCCCTGTTGTCGCTCACCTGAAAGCGCGTCGAAGGTGAATAAAAGCGGAATAAAGGAGAGCAGATAGGTGATGATGAATACCCAATCTATCTTTGTTGCCTGCGGACGCAGGTCTCCTTCATCTGGATTCGCGGAGCCGTAACTCAGCCACCAATTGCTTTTCGCCTTCCACCCTGGACCACTTTTGGACCAAGTCCCCTCGCTCTTCGGTGTATGTCCCGGTAGATAAGCGTTGCCGCCGTCTGCAATGAAGGCAAGCGCAGAGGGACGTTTATGGAGGTTCCCTGGTCCCTTTTCGGCTAAAGTATACAACTGCGTCCGAGATTTCAACGTATTGAGGGACTCGGTAACATTCTTGGAATAATTACGGACCCTTTCTGAGTGTGTCCGAAGATGCACTACGGCGTTGGTGACCATTAAGGCGGAAAGTATCACAACCGTTAGAATAAAACGCAGGCTATTGATGTGATCAAAGAGTTCTCGTTTGATAATATGCCAAATCATTTTTTTAATTTTCCTTGCGGTTTGATGTGGTTCGTTTGGTATTAGACTTCAATTTTGGTGAAAATCAGAGATGTCAGCGTGAACAGAACCAGATTGATTAATAGGAGTAAAAACAATTCGGGCAGTGCCCGCGTTGTGTTTTCCCAAACATCCGCCCGCTTAAAACGGAACTGTGGCAAGTCCCACCAGTCTACTGTGCCTTTGTCAGAAGCGAACCATTGCCGACTGCCGAATGCATCTTTGTCGTGGAAATAGTCAATGACCGTACGCCGGTAACCCTGAGCGGCTTGCACAAAATCAAACATGCCCTCCAAATCCGTGCCTGCCCAAGCGGAGGTTGCAAACGTATATAAGCTGGCAGGACTGAGTTTCATTAAACGTTCATGCCATATCGCTCTCCGGAGAGAGGTGGTATCTAAAGTCTGTTTTCGGACTAAAGCGATCTGTTCTGCCGAACGGATGTACAAGGCACCCATAGTCGCATGATAGTTTTGAACGTGCGGCACGAGGGCATCTGATTGATTTCCCAATTTCAGATCTATTCCATATCGTCTACTGAGGTGCCCGCCTGATGAGAAACTATTTGACTGCTGAACATCCAGATTAAACTTTCGAGGTTTGCCTTCGAGCGGACTGTTCGCTAAAAATTGGCTTTCCTCTCTGTCAACCTCCTCCCAAATCTGTTCAATCTGTTGATTCGCCGATGAATGTATTGCGCGCGTATCACCCACCGGGGTGATGGCAAATCGGCTCCAATTTGGATAGACGAGTACCAAAGCTACCCACAAAAACATACAGAGCATCAATGATGTGGCAGTCCGGCGCGTTGTTGTGGAAATCAACAGTCCGATCAGATAAAAAGCAGACAAATAGATGGTTGTCGTCAGAACTATCCCGCCGATCCGAAGGAAATCTTCTCCACCCAATTGGATTGAACCGACAGTAGATAACAGGATCAGGACCATCAGCAGGCTCATCAGTACGGGGAGCAGCAGGCAGGCCATAGCACCAATATATTTGGCAAGTAGAATGGATCCACGCCTCACTGGATGGGAGATAACCAGGCGTAAGGTGCCACTTTCCCAGTCTCCTGCAATTGCGTCATAAGCGAAAAGCAGTGCCATCAGGCTCAAAACGACTTGAAAAATGAGGACGAGATCAATCTTTGAAAAGAGGTTGAGAAACGCGTTATCGAGACTTCGCGCCGAACCATCTGAAATCATCGGGACGCGACCGTAGTAGATGTCAAAAGTACTTCCAAGCCGCTTATCCAATCCCGCGCTAAAGAGACTTAAGGGGTTCGGCGGACGTTCAACAGATAGTTTTAGCATTGAGTAGGTTTTCGCTTCCTGCGCTTTCTGACGATGAACATTCTCTTGCTGGCTATATCTCACCAATCGACGCTCGTAATCTTCGAGAAGCACAACGGCATTGGCGAAAACGAGGAGAAGCGTAATCACAACAGCAGCAAAGAATCGCGCACTCATCAAATGCGTTAGAAGCTCTTGGCGGATCAGGTTTCGTAGCATGATGCTTCCTTAAAAATTTGGGATTTGTCTATTAGAGACACTTTGGAGAAAAAAGGATAGTAAAAACTGTGCGGGATAGTGAAATGGGGGAAATGTTGCTGTTAGTAGTCCCTGTGGTGGGAGAGGTAGGTTAAGCAAGTTGAAGTATTAACATTGAAGTTTTGCATTTCCAAGTGGGTTGGAAAGTTGGAAGGCGGGAAGGTTGGAAGATAGGGGGTACGATGTTGCTGCCAGTCTTCCTGTCTTCCACCCTTCCTCAAAACCTGATTCTGGTATTCTCCTTATACCGTTGACAAACCTATCTTTACCTCTATAGCGGTGGATAGGGTGACCTCTTCCGCATGTTCCGATTTGGTTGCTGGAGTGGGATCGGGTTCTGGAAACGTTCTAAAGCCTCTTGGGCACGTCTGAGTTGTTTTGTAGC
Protein-coding regions in this window:
- a CDS encoding ABC transporter permease subunit, which encodes MIWHIIKRELFDHINSLRFILTVVILSALMVTNAVVHLRTHSERVRNYSKNVTESLNTLKSRTQLYTLAEKGPGNLHKRPSALAFIADGGNAYLPGHTPKSEGTWSKSGPGWKAKSNWWLSYGSANPDEGDLRPQATKIDWVFIITYLLSFIPLLFTFDALSGERQQGTLRLCLANPISRPVLLIGKFLGTLITVLIPFVFAVLLNLAVISTDNWTQLSTADWGRLGLVLLIAFGYAGIFVGLGLMVSAGTREPRISLVVLLLIWVATVIFMPSTLGTLSTKWMPPVQTIDQFHASRDAALGQIDADYNDRLNAIKEKKTPNLPSLSELQKLFETDPEAARAEAEKYMAAWETEGDEELALKAELVNRDIETRERLNREYLDAQIVQVQRARVVTRFSPAAIVQYALESMAGTGFNRHLQYLERVHDYTKQFRQFIVETDRADMQSRHLIGIPEGMSEKPFSSEAIPKFEDKIAFSDTFNTATLDLLLLVLLLGVFFSGAFLIFIRAEV
- a CDS encoding ABC transporter permease subunit encodes the protein MLRNLIRQELLTHLMSARFFAAVVITLLLVFANAVVLLEDYERRLVRYSQQENVHRQKAQEAKTYSMLKLSVERPPNPLSLFSAGLDKRLGSTFDIYYGRVPMISDGSARSLDNAFLNLFSKIDLVLIFQVVLSLMALLFAYDAIAGDWESGTLRLVISHPVRRGSILLAKYIGAMACLLLPVLMSLLMVLILLSTVGSIQLGGEDFLRIGGIVLTTTIYLSAFYLIGLLISTTTRRTATSLMLCMFLWVALVLVYPNWSRFAITPVGDTRAIHSSANQQIEQIWEEVDREESQFLANSPLEGKPRKFNLDVQQSNSFSSGGHLSRRYGIDLKLGNQSDALVPHVQNYHATMGALYIRSAEQIALVRKQTLDTTSLRRAIWHERLMKLSPASLYTFATSAWAGTDLEGMFDFVQAAQGYRRTVIDYFHDKDAFGSRQWFASDKGTVDWWDLPQFRFKRADVWENTTRALPELFLLLLINLVLFTLTSLIFTKIEV